One genomic segment of Microbacterium sp. ProA8 includes these proteins:
- a CDS encoding TetR/AcrR family transcriptional regulator, with product MRDSGTGRRGSYAKGVAKREEILTRALDVIAREGYSGASIKELADAVGLSQAGLLHYFGSKEELFTEILRKRDELDSVDQGFAGDLQQGLAAETTSLPDIREGYLSVIRHNADVPGLVHLFARLSVDAADPGHPAHQFFVTRGESLRDFFATAIAAQQSSGAITDRVDADTLARIFQAVADGLQVQWMLEPEVDMAATVDALFDLLTPPAARPDEPGSAP from the coding sequence ATGAGAGACAGCGGCACGGGGCGACGAGGCTCCTACGCGAAGGGCGTCGCCAAGCGCGAGGAGATCCTCACCCGCGCACTCGACGTCATCGCCCGCGAGGGGTACAGCGGGGCCTCCATCAAAGAGCTCGCGGATGCCGTCGGCCTGAGTCAGGCCGGATTGCTCCACTACTTCGGCAGCAAGGAAGAGCTCTTCACCGAGATCCTCCGAAAGCGCGACGAGCTGGACTCGGTCGATCAGGGGTTCGCCGGCGATCTGCAGCAGGGTCTGGCCGCGGAGACAACGTCGCTTCCCGACATCCGCGAGGGCTATCTCAGCGTCATCCGCCACAACGCCGACGTCCCCGGCCTCGTGCATCTGTTCGCCCGCCTGTCGGTCGACGCCGCCGATCCGGGGCATCCGGCCCACCAGTTCTTCGTCACGCGCGGCGAGAGCCTGCGCGACTTCTTCGCCACGGCCATCGCCGCCCAGCAGTCGTCCGGCGCGATCACCGATCGGGTCGACGCCGACACCCTCGCGCGGATCTTCCAGGCTGTCGCGGACGGCCTGCAGGTGCAGTGGATGCTGGAACCCGAGGTCGACATGGCCGCCACGGTCGACGCCTTGTTCGACCTGCTCACGCCTCCCGCCGCGCGCCCCGACGAGCCGGGCTCGGCCCCGTAA
- a CDS encoding biotin/lipoate A/B protein ligase family protein, with the protein MHGEYKVPGGKLVVVDLEERDGRIADFHLAGDFFLEPDDALDDIDAAVNGLPIESDVATIAAAVRSDLPSGAQLLGFTPEAVGTAVRRALVTAPGWRDFDWEIVHDKPVSPRMNLALDEVLTGRVGDGRRRPTLRIWEWDENAVVIGSFQSLRNEVDPEGAARHGFDVVRRISGGGAMMMGANSIVTYSLYVPASLVAGLTFADSYAFLDDWVLQALRALGVEATYQPLNDIASPQGKIGGAAQKRLANGGVLHHATLSYDMDGQMMTEVLRIGREKLSDKGTTSAAKRVDPLRRQTGLPREAIIAKLEETFANLYGAVPGHITDDEYAEAEALVESKFATDAWLRRVP; encoded by the coding sequence ATGCACGGCGAATACAAGGTGCCCGGCGGAAAGCTCGTCGTCGTCGACCTCGAGGAGCGCGACGGGCGCATCGCGGACTTCCACCTCGCGGGCGACTTCTTCCTGGAACCCGACGACGCGCTCGACGACATCGACGCCGCCGTCAACGGACTGCCGATCGAGTCGGACGTCGCGACCATCGCCGCCGCCGTGCGATCGGACCTTCCGAGCGGGGCGCAGCTGCTGGGCTTCACCCCCGAAGCGGTCGGCACCGCGGTGCGCCGGGCCCTCGTGACCGCGCCCGGCTGGCGCGATTTCGACTGGGAGATCGTGCACGACAAGCCCGTCTCGCCGCGCATGAACCTCGCGCTCGACGAGGTCCTCACCGGCCGTGTCGGCGATGGCCGACGGCGTCCGACGCTGCGGATCTGGGAGTGGGACGAGAACGCCGTCGTGATCGGCTCGTTCCAGTCCCTCCGCAACGAGGTCGATCCCGAGGGAGCCGCGAGGCACGGCTTCGACGTGGTCCGCCGCATCTCGGGCGGCGGCGCCATGATGATGGGCGCCAACTCGATCGTCACCTACTCCCTCTACGTGCCGGCATCCCTCGTCGCCGGACTCACGTTCGCCGACTCGTACGCGTTCCTCGATGACTGGGTGCTGCAGGCGCTGCGGGCGCTGGGTGTCGAGGCGACCTACCAACCGCTCAACGACATCGCCTCGCCCCAGGGCAAGATCGGCGGCGCGGCGCAGAAGCGGCTCGCCAACGGGGGAGTGCTGCACCACGCGACGCTCAGCTACGACATGGACGGTCAGATGATGACCGAGGTGCTGCGCATCGGCCGCGAGAAGCTCAGTGACAAGGGCACGACCTCTGCGGCCAAGCGCGTCGACCCGCTGCGCCGCCAGACCGGCCTGCCCCGCGAGGCCATCATCGCCAAGCTCGAGGAGACGTTCGCGAACCTCTACGGCGCCGTGCCCGGTCACATCACCGACGACGAGTACGCCGAGGCCGAGGCGCTCGTGGAGTCCAAATTCGCGACCGACGCGTGGCTGCGCCGCGTCCCGTGA
- a CDS encoding carboxylesterase family protein, with protein MTDTTAITRYAEADTVTGRVRGLWRGEPGAGGSAAFLGIPFAKPPVGPLRFAAPVPVEPWEGVRDALEFGPTAQRGDPGITLIPEPSMPGDATLNVNVFTPVTGPTDAALPVLVWIHGGGFISGSPASPWYDGRSFNRDDVVTVTISYRLGFDGFGHIDGAPSNRGVRDWLAALQWVQDNIANFGGDPSRVTIAGQSAGGGAVLRLLALPAAQHLFHSVWALSAAIADVSPDRARAASTKLAALAGVAPTREGFASASEATLQVLQSKATEPDSGDRLAGVRGLLEDGLSWGPMIDGDLVPEPTIAALRSGVGADKPLVLGTTDDEFTMVLDSAQRKLRFIPASLAFAKLEVPRERRRAYLADNAAQRRLGTAAVLGRYVTDVVFRSTVVKVADARGAAPTWVYRFSWPSPTRRWALHCLDVPFWFDCLDEPHVAAIAGDAPPRRLAAAIHGAAVALVRGDDPGWRAWSDAPGTTRVFGGEASVPDVVADGYRSVRALV; from the coding sequence ATGACCGACACCACGGCGATCACCCGCTACGCGGAGGCCGACACCGTCACCGGGAGGGTGCGCGGCCTGTGGCGGGGCGAACCGGGCGCCGGCGGTTCCGCCGCCTTCCTCGGCATCCCGTTCGCGAAGCCCCCCGTCGGGCCGCTGCGGTTCGCCGCTCCCGTGCCCGTCGAGCCGTGGGAGGGCGTGCGCGACGCGCTCGAGTTCGGGCCCACTGCGCAGCGGGGCGACCCCGGGATCACGCTCATTCCTGAGCCGTCGATGCCCGGTGACGCGACGCTCAACGTCAACGTCTTCACGCCGGTCACCGGACCGACGGATGCCGCGCTGCCGGTGCTCGTCTGGATCCACGGCGGCGGCTTTATCTCCGGGTCGCCGGCGAGCCCCTGGTACGACGGCCGGTCGTTCAACCGAGACGACGTCGTGACCGTGACGATCTCGTACCGGTTGGGCTTCGACGGGTTCGGGCACATCGACGGCGCCCCGTCGAACCGCGGAGTGCGGGACTGGCTCGCCGCACTCCAGTGGGTGCAGGACAACATCGCCAACTTCGGGGGCGACCCGTCGCGCGTCACGATCGCGGGCCAGTCCGCCGGTGGCGGCGCAGTGCTCCGGCTGCTGGCGCTGCCCGCCGCCCAGCACCTCTTCCACTCGGTGTGGGCTCTCTCCGCCGCCATCGCCGACGTCTCGCCCGACCGCGCCCGCGCCGCGTCGACGAAGCTCGCTGCGCTCGCGGGCGTCGCACCGACGCGCGAGGGCTTCGCCTCCGCGTCCGAGGCGACGCTGCAGGTGCTGCAGTCGAAGGCCACCGAGCCGGACTCGGGCGACCGCCTCGCCGGCGTGCGAGGGCTGCTCGAGGACGGTCTCTCGTGGGGACCGATGATCGACGGCGACCTCGTCCCGGAGCCGACGATCGCCGCCCTGCGCTCGGGTGTCGGCGCCGACAAGCCCCTCGTCCTCGGCACGACGGACGACGAGTTCACGATGGTGCTCGACTCGGCGCAGCGGAAGCTCCGCTTCATCCCCGCATCCCTGGCCTTCGCGAAGCTCGAGGTGCCGCGCGAGCGTCGACGGGCCTACCTCGCCGACAACGCGGCCCAGCGTCGCCTGGGGACCGCGGCGGTCCTCGGGCGCTACGTCACGGACGTGGTCTTCCGCTCGACCGTGGTGAAGGTCGCCGACGCGCGGGGAGCCGCACCGACGTGGGTGTACCGCTTCTCCTGGCCCTCACCGACGCGGCGGTGGGCCCTGCACTGCCTCGACGTGCCGTTCTGGTTCGACTGTCTCGACGAGCCGCACGTTGCGGCGATCGCCGGCGACGCTCCCCCGCGCCGGCTCGCCGCCGCCATCCACGGCGCCGCCGTCGCGCTCGTCCGGGGCGACGACCCCGGCTGGCGCGCCTGGTCGGACGCGCCCGGAACCACGCGCGTGTTCGGGGGCGAGGCATCCGTTCCCGACGTCGTCGCCGACGGCTACCGCAGCGTCCGCGCCCTCGTCTGA
- a CDS encoding site-specific DNA-methyltransferase, translating into MPGAAPVPDAAPAAAAAPGSVEIHEGDNLEVIRRLPDGAFTLIYLDPPFNTGRPQERSIETARSRHPSPVSGSEQPATAPGIVRRGFHGREYERIRGDLRAYDDRFDDYWGFLEPRLLEAWRLLADDGTLYLHLDYREAHYAKVLMDALVGRERFLNELIWAYDYGAKTRKRWPTKHDTILVYVKDPKAYWFDSEAVDREPYMAPGLVTPEKAERGKLPTDVWWHTIVPTTGREKTGYPTQKPEGVLRRIVQASSRPGDRVLDFFAGSGTTGAVASALGRDAVLVDHNPEAVAVMRERMPHARVVPAG; encoded by the coding sequence GTGCCCGGCGCCGCCCCTGTTCCCGACGCCGCTCCGGCCGCGGCCGCGGCTCCCGGGTCGGTGGAGATCCATGAGGGCGACAACCTCGAGGTCATCCGGCGGCTGCCCGACGGCGCCTTCACCCTCATCTACCTCGACCCGCCGTTCAACACCGGTCGCCCGCAGGAGCGTTCGATCGAGACGGCCAGGTCGCGGCATCCGTCCCCCGTGTCCGGCTCCGAGCAGCCCGCGACGGCTCCCGGCATCGTGCGTCGCGGGTTCCACGGGCGCGAGTACGAGCGGATCCGCGGCGACCTCCGCGCGTACGACGACCGGTTCGACGACTACTGGGGCTTCCTCGAGCCCCGGCTGCTCGAGGCATGGCGGCTGCTCGCCGACGACGGCACGCTGTACCTGCACCTCGACTACCGCGAGGCGCACTACGCCAAGGTGCTGATGGACGCGCTGGTCGGGCGCGAGCGGTTCCTCAACGAGCTGATCTGGGCCTACGACTACGGCGCGAAGACGCGCAAGCGCTGGCCCACGAAGCACGACACGATCCTCGTCTACGTCAAGGATCCGAAGGCGTACTGGTTCGACTCCGAGGCCGTCGACCGAGAGCCCTACATGGCGCCCGGGCTCGTCACGCCCGAGAAGGCCGAGCGCGGCAAGCTGCCGACCGACGTGTGGTGGCACACGATCGTGCCGACGACCGGACGCGAGAAGACCGGCTACCCGACGCAGAAGCCCGAGGGCGTCCTCCGCCGCATCGTGCAGGCCTCGTCGCGGCCGGGCGATCGCGTGCTCGACTTCTTCGCGGGCAGCGGCACGACCGGCGCGGTCGCCTCGGCGCTCGGTCGCGACGCCGTGCTCGTCGACCACAACCCCGAAGCGGTCGCCGTGATGCGCGAGCGGATGCCGCACGCCCGCGTCGTCCCCGCCGGCTGA
- a CDS encoding glycoside hydrolase family 6 protein, with protein sequence MTHPFASLRARPPQRAWALGAAAALAVGLAVPLSATSAAADEPDGDLVGSELYVNPWSTTLEAAQSLSGQARDDAQLLGSIPSADWFTSGTPAEVEAAVDDVVTAAAAQGRMPVLVAYNLPFRDCAQYSAGGAADTAAYNAWIDGFAAGIGDRPATVILEPDGLGIIPHYVTLDGQMEWCQPAEVPADTAAADRFAQLNHAVDAIGALPEASVYLDGTSSAWLNVGEISDRLIKAGVQDADGFFLNASNYQFTANNTAYGTWVSQCIAYATQVNPGDFGSCGNQYWNGGPATDWQGVGMSPYGEWSADAADPALNTSGVDSRYAAILGGVEASTHFVIDTSRNGLGPWNHEGQYGDTHEDWCNPPDRGLGTRPDTTTGTPLVDAYLWIKVPVESDGKCYRGTAGPLDPERGMEDPAAGQWFVEQARELIAFANPPIAPLDCHVEWVADGDEDAFSATVRLSGAVADRWTLAFAVPDGQTVTKATRATVTQADGTVSVSGATKKGGNAPDTVIHAKGAASTPWQFLLDGRACTS encoded by the coding sequence ATGACCCACCCATTCGCCAGCCTCCGCGCGCGGCCCCCACAGCGGGCCTGGGCACTGGGCGCCGCCGCCGCACTCGCGGTCGGGCTCGCCGTGCCGCTGAGCGCGACCTCGGCCGCCGCCGACGAACCGGACGGCGACCTCGTCGGCTCAGAGCTCTACGTCAACCCGTGGAGCACGACCCTCGAAGCCGCCCAGTCTCTGAGCGGGCAGGCACGGGACGACGCCCAGCTGCTGGGCTCGATCCCGTCCGCGGACTGGTTCACCTCGGGCACGCCGGCCGAGGTCGAGGCGGCCGTCGACGACGTCGTCACCGCTGCCGCCGCGCAGGGCCGCATGCCCGTGCTCGTCGCGTACAACCTGCCCTTCCGCGACTGTGCGCAGTACTCGGCGGGCGGAGCGGCGGACACCGCGGCGTACAACGCCTGGATCGACGGGTTCGCCGCCGGCATCGGAGATCGTCCCGCCACCGTGATCCTCGAGCCCGACGGCCTCGGCATCATCCCTCACTACGTCACGCTCGACGGGCAGATGGAGTGGTGCCAGCCGGCCGAGGTGCCCGCCGACACCGCCGCGGCTGACCGCTTCGCCCAGCTGAACCACGCCGTGGATGCGATCGGCGCTCTGCCGGAGGCATCCGTCTATCTCGACGGCACCAGCTCGGCGTGGCTCAACGTCGGCGAGATCTCGGACCGCCTGATCAAGGCCGGTGTGCAGGACGCCGACGGGTTCTTCCTCAACGCGTCCAACTACCAGTTCACCGCGAACAACACCGCGTACGGCACCTGGGTGTCGCAGTGCATCGCCTACGCCACGCAGGTCAACCCTGGCGACTTCGGCTCGTGCGGCAACCAGTACTGGAACGGCGGCCCCGCGACCGATTGGCAGGGTGTGGGCATGTCGCCGTACGGCGAATGGAGCGCGGATGCCGCCGACCCGGCGCTGAACACGAGCGGCGTCGACTCGCGCTACGCGGCGATCCTGGGCGGCGTCGAGGCGAGCACGCACTTCGTCATCGACACCAGCCGCAACGGCCTCGGGCCCTGGAACCACGAAGGGCAGTACGGCGACACGCACGAAGACTGGTGCAACCCGCCGGATCGCGGCCTGGGCACTCGCCCCGACACGACGACGGGTACGCCCCTCGTGGACGCGTACCTGTGGATCAAGGTGCCGGTCGAGTCCGACGGCAAGTGCTACCGCGGCACGGCGGGTCCGCTCGATCCCGAGCGCGGCATGGAGGATCCCGCGGCCGGTCAGTGGTTCGTCGAGCAGGCGCGCGAGCTCATCGCTTTCGCGAACCCGCCGATCGCGCCGCTCGACTGCCACGTCGAGTGGGTCGCCGACGGCGACGAGGATGCCTTCTCGGCGACGGTGCGCCTGTCGGGCGCCGTCGCCGACCGGTGGACGCTCGCGTTCGCCGTACCCGACGGGCAGACCGTGACCAAGGCCACGCGCGCCACCGTCACGCAGGCCGACGGCACGGTGAGCGTCTCGGGGGCGACCAAGAAGGGCGGCAACGCGCCCGACACCGTGATCCACGCGAAGGGCGCGGCGAGCACGCCGTGGCAGTTCCTTCTCGACGGGAGGGCGTGCACCTCATAG
- a CDS encoding LLM class F420-dependent oxidoreductase encodes MRFGTFIPQGWRFDLVGIDPAEHWAVMKGLAQRADQGPWESLWVYDHFHTTPVHSDEATHEAWTLMAAFAATTDRIRLGQMCTCMGYRNPAYLAKVAATVDIVSGGRTEMGIGGGWYEHEWEAYGYGFPPVPERLRMLREGVDIMQQAWTTGRATLDGKHYQVDGAIVQPLPLQDGGIPIWVAGGGEKVTLKIAAKYASYTNYAGSLEDIDRKSAVLREHCDALGRDFSEITRSSNFNTIVGATEAEARERLAVVKERLLPHVGQERADRIEHDYVTSPAFGAVEQVVERLAERERHGIAYAIHYFPEAAYDLSGVELFEREVVSALA; translated from the coding sequence ATGCGCTTCGGAACCTTCATCCCCCAAGGCTGGCGATTCGATCTCGTGGGCATCGACCCCGCTGAGCACTGGGCCGTGATGAAGGGGCTCGCGCAGCGCGCCGACCAGGGCCCGTGGGAGTCGCTGTGGGTGTACGACCACTTCCACACCACGCCGGTGCACTCCGACGAGGCGACGCACGAGGCGTGGACGCTCATGGCCGCGTTCGCCGCGACGACCGACCGCATCCGGCTCGGCCAGATGTGCACGTGCATGGGCTACCGCAACCCCGCCTATCTGGCGAAGGTCGCCGCGACGGTCGACATCGTCTCGGGCGGGCGCACCGAGATGGGCATCGGCGGCGGCTGGTACGAGCACGAGTGGGAGGCGTACGGCTACGGCTTCCCGCCGGTGCCCGAGCGGCTGCGCATGCTGCGCGAAGGCGTCGACATCATGCAGCAGGCGTGGACGACCGGCCGGGCCACCCTGGACGGCAAGCACTACCAGGTCGACGGCGCGATCGTGCAGCCGCTGCCGCTGCAGGACGGCGGCATCCCGATCTGGGTCGCGGGCGGCGGCGAGAAGGTGACGCTCAAGATCGCGGCGAAGTACGCCTCGTACACCAACTACGCGGGGTCGCTCGAAGACATCGACCGCAAGAGCGCGGTCCTGCGCGAGCACTGCGACGCGCTCGGCCGCGACTTCTCGGAGATCACGCGCAGCTCGAACTTCAACACCATCGTGGGTGCGACCGAGGCCGAGGCGCGCGAGCGCCTCGCCGTCGTCAAGGAGCGGCTGCTGCCGCACGTCGGCCAGGAGCGCGCCGACCGGATCGAGCACGACTACGTGACCTCACCCGCCTTCGGCGCGGTGGAGCAGGTCGTCGAGCGTCTCGCCGAGCGCGAGCGCCACGGCATCGCCTACGCCATCCACTACTTCCCCGAGGCGGCCTATGACCTGTCGGGCGTCGAGCTGTTCGAGCGCGAGGTCGTCAGCGCGCTCGCCTGA
- a CDS encoding alpha/beta hydrolase, producing the protein MPEFIDAYGITIFFDVHPAKTEPRAVVQLLHGVGEHAGRYAVLIDALTSRGYTVWAADHRGHGRTGMQQHRGDVALLGHLGPGGLRAALATMWQFTEQIHAENPGLPIVLLGHSGGSVLAQMLVNAHPEAYDGLVLTGSALRMPGSIHTSGLNKPWAGPDATGTEWLSSDLSVGRAFLDDPLTTSEDPIKLIGVLDSLRMYGLPRRNLGRDIPTLLMVGRDDTVGGPRSVHRLADAYRTRSGFTDVTTLVYPGARHEIFNEVMQQDVRADLLAWLERIAPSRV; encoded by the coding sequence ATGCCCGAGTTCATCGATGCGTACGGCATCACGATCTTCTTCGACGTCCATCCGGCGAAGACCGAACCGCGGGCGGTCGTGCAGCTGCTGCACGGCGTCGGCGAGCATGCCGGACGGTACGCCGTGCTGATCGACGCGCTCACCTCGCGCGGCTACACGGTGTGGGCCGCGGACCACCGCGGCCACGGTCGCACCGGCATGCAGCAGCACCGTGGCGATGTCGCCCTGCTGGGGCACCTCGGTCCCGGCGGCCTGCGCGCGGCGCTCGCCACGATGTGGCAGTTCACCGAGCAGATCCACGCCGAGAACCCCGGATTGCCGATCGTGCTGCTCGGTCACTCCGGCGGCTCCGTGCTCGCCCAGATGCTGGTGAACGCCCACCCCGAGGCGTACGACGGACTGGTGCTGACCGGCTCCGCGCTGCGCATGCCGGGGTCGATCCACACGAGTGGGCTCAACAAGCCGTGGGCCGGTCCCGACGCGACGGGAACCGAGTGGCTCTCGAGCGACCTCTCGGTGGGGCGGGCCTTCCTCGACGATCCCCTCACCACCAGCGAAGACCCGATCAAGCTGATCGGGGTGCTGGATTCACTCCGCATGTACGGTCTTCCCCGCCGCAACCTCGGTCGCGACATCCCGACGCTCCTCATGGTCGGTCGAGACGACACGGTCGGCGGTCCGCGCAGCGTGCACCGGCTCGCCGATGCGTATCGCACCCGCTCCGGATTCACCGACGTGACGACGCTCGTCTACCCGGGAGCGCGGCACGAGATCTTCAACGAGGTCATGCAGCAGGACGTCCGCGCCGACCTGCTCGCGTGGCTCGAGCGGATCGCTCCCTCGAGAGTCTGA
- a CDS encoding DUF559 domain-containing protein, which yields MLDSDELDELFRVLPRRYAVIRRLLDARCQSGPESLVRLMLRSAGLRFEVQVSIPGVGIVDFLVEGWLIVECDSQAHHSTWDAQRRDRRRDQAAAILGYATYRPIAEDIMWSPEVVSAALRGLARRGSASSSFQENRTPVAASRGPLRRVS from the coding sequence GTGCTGGATTCGGATGAGCTCGACGAGCTGTTCCGGGTGCTTCCTCGCCGGTACGCGGTGATCAGGCGACTGCTGGATGCGCGGTGCCAGTCGGGTCCCGAGTCGCTCGTTCGCCTGATGCTCCGATCGGCGGGCCTGCGGTTCGAGGTGCAGGTCTCGATCCCGGGTGTCGGCATCGTGGACTTCCTCGTGGAGGGCTGGCTGATCGTCGAATGCGACAGCCAGGCTCATCACTCGACGTGGGACGCCCAACGGCGCGATCGCCGTCGTGACCAGGCGGCGGCCATCCTCGGGTACGCGACCTACCGTCCCATCGCCGAAGACATCATGTGGAGCCCCGAGGTCGTCTCGGCAGCCCTGCGCGGGCTGGCGCGACGCGGAAGCGCCTCGTCAAGCTTTCAGGAGAATCGGACTCCGGTCGCCGCTTCCCGTGGGCCGCTGCGGCGTGTCTCCTGA
- a CDS encoding glycoside hydrolase family 3 C-terminal domain-containing protein, protein MSIPDVTELTLEEKASLTSGASFWYTKPVERVGVPAIMVTDGPHGLRKQREGGDHLGIGDSVPATCFPPAVGLGSSWDVDLIHRVGEALGTETSIENVAVLLGPGINIKRSPLCGRNFEYLSEDPIVSGVLGAAIVNGIQSKGVGTSLKHFAANNQENDRMRSSSDVDPRPLREIYLRGFQRVVEDAQPWTVMCSYNRINGVYASEDPWLLTQVLRDEWGFEGLVVSDWGAVNERVPGLAAGMDLEMPSSNGATDAQIVAAVQDGSLDESVVDVAAGRVLDLVRKATDGAGAVAGPLDVDAHHALAREAAGRSIVLLKNDGVLPLAKDAKLAVIGEFAEKPRYQGAGSSMINPTRLDTALDEIRALSTGEVAYAQGFSNALEVSADETAALRDEAVAAASAADVAVVFLGLPARLESEGYDREDIDLPAPQQELLDAVLAANPNTVVVLSNGGVVALPFAGRVPAILEAWLLGQAGGGGSADVLFGEVNPSAKLTETIPVRLEDTPAFLDFPGEFSHTRYGEGLFVGYRWYDARRLEVAFPFGHGLSYTSFSYADAAAAVDADGDVEVTVAVTNTGDRAGREVVQVYTSLPGSSVQRAPRELKAFASVALEPGETQVVTLTVRRKDLAYWDIRADRWVVEGGEYTVDVAASSRDIRSTVSVAVTGDEFTLPLSRTSSMGEVLRHPVAGPVVQAAIAQMMGGLDQSAASIMPEGVDMSKMMESFPIGRIGMMGALGGGDGAGTSAEMIDGLIAMANAGGAPQA, encoded by the coding sequence ATGAGCATCCCGGATGTCACGGAACTGACCCTCGAAGAGAAGGCGTCGCTCACCAGCGGCGCGAGCTTCTGGTACACCAAGCCCGTCGAGCGCGTGGGCGTGCCGGCGATCATGGTCACCGACGGCCCGCACGGTCTGCGCAAGCAGCGCGAGGGCGGGGACCACCTCGGCATCGGTGACAGCGTGCCGGCCACCTGCTTCCCGCCCGCAGTCGGGCTCGGCTCGTCGTGGGATGTCGACCTGATCCACCGCGTCGGCGAGGCGCTGGGCACCGAGACCTCGATCGAGAACGTCGCGGTGCTGCTCGGCCCCGGCATCAACATCAAGCGCTCGCCGCTGTGCGGCCGCAACTTCGAATACCTCTCGGAGGACCCGATCGTGTCGGGCGTGCTCGGCGCCGCGATCGTGAACGGCATCCAGTCGAAGGGCGTCGGCACCTCGCTCAAGCACTTCGCCGCCAACAACCAGGAGAACGACCGCATGCGGTCGTCCTCCGACGTCGACCCTCGCCCGTTGCGCGAGATCTACCTGCGCGGATTCCAGCGGGTCGTCGAGGATGCCCAGCCGTGGACGGTCATGTGCTCGTACAACCGCATCAACGGCGTGTACGCGTCGGAGGACCCGTGGCTGCTGACGCAGGTGCTGCGCGACGAGTGGGGCTTCGAGGGCCTCGTGGTCTCGGACTGGGGCGCGGTCAACGAGCGTGTGCCGGGTCTCGCCGCGGGCATGGACCTCGAGATGCCCTCGTCGAACGGCGCGACCGACGCGCAGATCGTCGCGGCCGTGCAGGACGGCTCGCTCGACGAGTCGGTGGTGGATGTCGCCGCCGGCCGCGTGCTCGACCTGGTGCGCAAGGCGACCGACGGTGCCGGTGCGGTCGCGGGACCGCTCGACGTCGACGCGCACCACGCGCTCGCGCGCGAGGCCGCCGGCCGCTCGATCGTGCTGCTCAAGAACGACGGCGTGCTGCCGCTGGCGAAGGACGCGAAGCTCGCGGTCATCGGCGAGTTCGCCGAGAAGCCGCGCTACCAGGGCGCCGGATCGTCGATGATCAACCCCACGCGCCTCGACACCGCCCTGGACGAGATCCGTGCGCTCTCGACGGGTGAGGTCGCGTACGCGCAGGGCTTCAGCAACGCGCTCGAGGTCTCGGCGGACGAGACCGCGGCGCTCCGCGACGAGGCCGTGGCCGCGGCATCCGCTGCCGACGTCGCCGTGGTGTTCCTCGGCCTGCCGGCCCGTCTCGAATCCGAGGGCTACGACCGCGAAGACATCGATCTGCCGGCCCCGCAGCAGGAGCTGCTCGACGCCGTGCTCGCAGCCAACCCGAACACCGTCGTCGTGCTCTCGAACGGCGGCGTCGTGGCGCTGCCGTTCGCCGGACGGGTGCCCGCGATCCTCGAGGCCTGGCTGCTGGGCCAGGCGGGCGGCGGCGGAAGCGCCGACGTGCTGTTCGGCGAGGTCAACCCGTCGGCGAAGCTCACCGAGACGATCCCGGTGCGCCTCGAGGACACCCCGGCGTTCCTCGACTTCCCCGGCGAGTTCTCGCACACCCGCTACGGCGAGGGCCTGTTCGTCGGCTACCGCTGGTACGACGCGCGCCGACTCGAGGTGGCGTTCCCCTTCGGTCACGGCCTCTCGTACACGAGCTTCTCGTACGCGGATGCCGCAGCCGCGGTCGACGCGGACGGCGACGTCGAGGTGACGGTCGCGGTCACGAACACCGGCGACCGTGCGGGCCGCGAGGTCGTGCAGGTCTACACGTCGCTGCCGGGCTCGTCGGTGCAGCGCGCGCCGCGGGAGCTCAAGGCCTTCGCCTCGGTCGCTCTCGAGCCGGGCGAGACCCAGGTCGTGACGCTCACGGTGCGTCGCAAGGACCTCGCGTACTGGGACATCCGCGCCGACCGCTGGGTCGTCGAGGGCGGCGAGTACACGGTCGATGTCGCGGCCTCGAGCCGCGACATCCGCTCGACCGTCTCGGTGGCGGTCACCGGCGACGAGTTCACCCTGCCGTTGTCGCGCACGTCGTCGATGGGCGAGGTGCTGCGCCACCCGGTCGCGGGCCCCGTCGTGCAGGCCGCGATCGCGCAGATGATGGGCGGTCTCGACCAGAGTGCGGCGTCCATCATGCCCGAGGGCGTCGACATGTCGAAGATGATGGAGTCGTTCCCGATCGGCCGCATCGGCATGATGGGCGCGCTCGGCGGCGGCGACGGCGCGGGCACGAGCGCCGAGATGATCGACGGCCTCATCGCGATGGCGAACGCCGGCGGCGCGCCCCAGGCCTGA